CGGTCGGAGAACCGGCCGACGATTTGTCATGAAGCTCAAACGGTATCCGACGGTCGTACAATTGGGCCGCAATGGACTGCTCCCAGTCGGCGCCGTTGTCGTCATCGACCAGCAGGATCGAAGGTGTACCGATATGCAACTCGAAACCGAAGGTCTCACCACCCAGAGGATTGTCCGAAGTCATCTCCAGGTAGAATGAATCGATGCACGGCGCGAAACCGGCCGGGATAGTGAACACGATCAGAGATGACTGGTTGTCACCATATCCGCCGTCGCCCGGCACCGTTCCGATGTTGACCGTCGGCACGTCGAAGGTGATATCGTTGTTGTCCGAGGTCATGGTTGCCGTCACGTTGGTTGCTTCCAGCCAGAGGTTCTGGGCCAGGAATTCGAAAGTGATACTCTCCCCTTCTTCAGCGATACCGTTGCTGTTGCCGAAGGCGGTATCCGAAAAAGTACCCAGCCACATTACAAAGCGGGGACGGGAGTAGCTGATATCAAAATTGGCGTACATCACGGAATCCGAAGCTGAGATATCCCACACAGCAGCTTTGGTGCTGGTAGTAGAATACCTACGAGTATTGGGTGTCGACAGATCATCAAAGTCGGTTTTCGTTGCGGTCGACCAGACATCGAATTGATCTCCCGACGACGTGCCTGCTTCCAGTTCGAACAGACCGTCGGCTTGCTCAACGGCAACTTTGGGGTGGGCTTCGTTTGAGTTGCCGCCGACCGACTCGTCGATGTGCCATATTAGCAGACCGGAGCCGGGAATGAAATTGTCGAAACCCACCGAGCGCCTGTTCTCAACGAGAAAGTACTCCGATCCCATCTGACCGTTTTGCCACACGCGGTAGGCGATAGGATTGTGATAGCTCGATGGTAATTCCACGTTCACCGAGTTGGTGGTAATGTTGAACACGTTGGTAAACCCAAGGGTCGACTTGCACCAGGCATCAAAGAAGGCCGGGCGATTGCCATTGTTGTTCCAACTCCCACCGGCCATCAGAGACCAACGACCGATACCGGATGATGAGCCGTCGGTGTCGTACAAGTCCGGCAGGCCCAAAAAGTGTCCGTACTCGTGGGCATAGACACCAAAAGTAGACAAACCAGACGAGGTGTTCTCCTCCGGTTCGGTAGTGTAGCTGCGAATGTTGGTTCCATCGAGCGTAACCGTGAACGGTATCGACGAAGCGTGCGACCAAATGTGATCATCTGATCCGGTCTGTTCGGCGCCGGGACCGGCATGGACAGAAAAAACACCATCGATCCAACCGTTGCCGTCATTGTCGTACAGCGAGTAGTCAACATCGTCATCAGCGGCCAGGATCAGGTGGTAGGTCATTCCTGAGGCGCTGGTGGGATATGGTCCGAAGCCGTTGTTGCCGTTGCAATAGTAGGCATAAGTTTCGGGCATGCGGTACCATCCGGCCACATCGCCTAACAGGATGAACCCTCCGTAGGAGTTGTCAAAAAAGAACTCACGCATCGAGTAGACGCCGTCGGTAGAGTCGCTGGAAAAGAGCATCTGCTCAAAGTCTGCGACGGTTCCATAAACCAATCCACCGGTAGCCGGGTTGTCATCAAAATCTGCCAGCAGGACCAGCACGCGAAAAGTGTCGACCACATCCGGGTTGAAAAGCGCGTCCTTAGAATACGGATCACGGACCATGCCGTTCATGTTCGGTGGGTTGAACATACCCTGTGCCCGAGCCTCGTTCAGTCGCTCAATCAGTCGGTCCCACTGAGCGGTTCCTTTGAGTCGTTCGACAAGTTCGGGCGATGGCGGGCTGGCCACGACGGCCGAGCTCAGAACCAGGGTGAGGAACAATGTCATGGCGGCGGCGATAATGGTCAGGCCCGTATTTTGGGTGCGAGTGATTGCTGTCAACTTTGCTTCTCCTATCAGCGATAAGTACTTCCGGTGAGTGTCCGGCTGGAATAGGCTGGACCGACCGGACAATGTTTGAACCGTCCGCAAGATAGCGCAAAACGGCTTTTTGTCAATTGTAAACCCCGGTGCAGACGCAGGGCAAATCCATATCCTGCAACGTGCTGGCGCGGATAAGGTTCCCGTAATTGGGGCGTCATGGACCGAGATGAGGTCTTTTCGGCGGGGCGGCATTGTAGCGTTTAACAATGAAACCCACCCGACGCAAAGCCTCTGGGTGGGGTACCGTGTGAACGAAGAAGTAGGGTGGGTCCGTCTTCGGACCCGCCTAATTGTCGGAACCGCTAAGAGGGTTCCGACCTACAGGAGGCCTGCGCCAGTATGACAGTGTATAGAAGTCTTCACTCCCCTTTACTACTTGATCATACCAATGGCCAGAAAACCCAAGACCAAAAGGACAACAAAGGCGATGGCCAGAAGATTGAAATACTTGTCTATGAACAGTTGAATCCGGTTGCCGTACTTTCTGTAAAGCAGACCGATCAATCCGGCTACCACAAAAAAGCGCAATGAACGACTGATTGCCGAAGCTACCAAAAAGGGCACAAAGGCCATCTCAAAGAAGCCGGCTGCGATGGTGAAGACTTTATATGGAATGGGTGTGAATCCGGCGATGCCGACCGCGAAAGCTCCGACATGCATCCCCCATACTTCTTTTTCATTGAACCAGTAGCGCGCCGTTTCCAACAGCTGCTCCGGATCGGTGCCCGATAACGAACCGGTTATTACCAGCATTTTCTCGCCGACCAGATCGAAAGCGTAAGAACCGATCAAGTATCCCAGGACGCCGCCGACAACCGATCCCACCGAGCAGACCAAGGCAAAACGTTTCCACTTGCGATAGGCACCCATACATAAGGCGATCAACAAAGCGTCCGGCGGGACCGGGAAGAAAGAGGCCTCGGCCATGGAGAGCAAAAACAGCGCGGTCAGTCCGTGTCGCGACTCACCCCAGCTAAGCACCCAGTCGTAGAGAGCCCGTGACCACCTGAGCGGCGCGGAGAGTGTTTTAAGCATCCGGTTCTGCGCCTCTCTCTTTGATCGGTTCAACCGAAGGGCCGGAGGTGCGTTCCAGTTTCAATCGGGCCAGACGGTTGGCTGTTTGTTCCAGTACGGTGATTTTCATGTCGGCAATTGTCAGCGACTCCTTCTCCTGGGGCAACCGTCCCAAAACTTCGTTGACCAGCCCGGCCAATGTTTCGAACTGTTCCTCAGGAAGGTGGCTATCCATCAACTCGTTGATGGCGCCAGGCCAGACGGAACCATCGGCAAAAGCGACCCGGTCGGAATGTCTGACCAGTTCCGGGGCGCCGTCGTCGTCTTCGTCTTGTATTTCACCCACCAGCTCCTCCAGCACATCCTGCAACGTGACAATCCCGGCCGTGCCGCCGAACTCGTCGAGCACGATGGCCAATCGATATTTCTTGCGCTGAAAGTCCTGAAGTAACCGTGAAGCGGGCAGCGAGTCGGGCACGAATGAAGGACGGCGCAGAATGTCGTTCAGGTGGATCAACTCCGGATTAAGTTTCTGCAACACCAAGTCCTTGGTATAGATAATACCAACAATCTTGTCGATAGTGCCGTCAAAGACCGGGAATCGCGTGTGTCCGTGTCGGATGACGGTAGAGATAATTTCATCCGAGGTGGCCCGCTTATCAATGGCCACCACATCGGTGCGCGGCGTCATGGCCCTGCGTACAGTGGAATCGGCAAAGTCGAAGACCGATTTAATAAGCCGCTCCTCGGTCTCATCAAAGACCCCCTTCTGCCGCCCTTCGAAGATCATCAGATTGATTTCTTCTTCTGTTACGGCGCTGCGATTGGGGTCCGAGCGAACACCGAACAAACGGACAACCATCCCGGCCGTGCTGCTGAGAACATGAGAGAAAAACGAAGTAACCCAAATGAAAACCGAGATCGGGCGGGCGGAGTATCGGGCGTAGCGTTCGGGGAAGGAAAGAGCCAGATACTTGGGCACAAGCTCACCGAGAACCACAGCGAAGACGGTAATGCCGACCGTGACCAGCCCAACCGACAAAGGTGTGGCCCACTCCGAGAGATAGCCAATCGACGATCGGCTGAGCATGGAGTGAAGATGGGCGACGATGGTAGCGCCACCAAAAACGCCGGCCAGCGTACTGAAGAGGGTGATGCCAACCTGGATTGTGGCCAGGAATCTCTCCGGGTTTCGATGGAGTTTCTCGGCGGCTGCGGCGCCCGGCTTGCCCTGCTGAGCCTTATGACGAAGTCGGCTGCTGCGACTGGCAATAATCGAAAACTCGGCCAGGGCAAAAAACCCGTTGGCCAAAATCAAAACCAGTATGGCCACCAACTCCAGGAGAACTGATCCCGTCACACCTGCTCCCTGTCTAAGACAGCCGGCAACGGATCAGGCTGGTCGTCTTGATCAAATTCCATCATAACCCTGGTAGGGTAACTCCTCGGCCAGTGTGTGCAGCCTGTCAATACGTTCTTCCACCGGTGGGTGGGTCGAGAACCAAGAGCTCATCCCTCGTCCGGACAGCGGATTGATTATCATCAGATTAGCTGTGGCCGGCCGCTGGTCCAGATTCATGCGGGTTGGCGACCGGTGCAACTTTTCCAGAGCTGAGGCCAGAGCCTGAGGTTTGCGAGTGATCGTACCTCCACGGGCGTCGGCCTTGTATTCGCGTTGCCGAGAAATTGCTGTTTGCAACACGACAGCCACCAACGGCGCTACGATGCCTGCGATCAGAAGCCCGAAGACGCCGCCACGATTAGAATCACCACGGCTGTACCCGCCGAATATGGCGCCCCATCTGGCGATAGAAGCCAATATGCCGATGGCGCCTGCGAATGTGGCCGCGATGGTGCCGATCAGCATGTCTTTATTAATTATGTGTGCGACTTCGTGTCCGATCACACCTTCAAGCTCGTCCTCAGTCAGGATTCCCAGCAATCCTTCGGTAACCGCCACCGCTGCGTGTTCGGCGTTGCGACCGGTGGCAAAAGCATTGGGAGCTTTGGACGGCACGATGCAGACTTTTGGCATCGGAATCATTGCTTGCGTTGCCACCCGCTGGACGACCCGAAACAAACGCGGGTGGTCAGCCTCGGTGATCTGACGCGCTCGATACATACGAAGTATTATTTTGTCCGAGTACCAATAGGTGCAAAGGTTTATGGTACAGGCGAACACAAAGGCTATGGCCATTCCCGACGGGCCACGTACATAATAGCCTACCTGCATAAAAACCGCCACCAGGACGAGCATCATGACTGTGGTTTTAAGTGCGTTCATCTTCTTGGCCTCATCATCCTATTCTACGCAGTCCGAACGCATTGGGTCAACAATTTTGACGGCCGTACATACTGATTTATCGAAAGTAGAAAGTAGCGGCCACCGCCGCCGCCGTATTAATATTGGTTCCGTTGGGATTGCCGAACATAAACGAATTGACATCGGAAAACACAGCGTTAACCTGCGCTTCTACTCCAACACTGAATCTATCGGCCAGAAAACACTCGCCACCGAACATGAGCCCGGCCAAATAGTCGGTGGTACCTTCGCCGGCTTCAGGTGTTCGATGCAAAAAACCGCCACGAACACCGACATAGGGTATGGCACGACCGGTGCCTCGATTCAGGCGCAGACCCAGTCCGACGCCAACATCGGTAGCTTTTTCGCTGACATGCA
Above is a window of Candidatus Zixiibacteriota bacterium DNA encoding:
- a CDS encoding M6 family metalloprotease domain-containing protein — its product is MTAITRTQNTGLTIIAAAMTLFLTLVLSSAVVASPPSPELVERLKGTAQWDRLIERLNEARAQGMFNPPNMNGMVRDPYSKDALFNPDVVDTFRVLVLLADFDDNPATGGLVYGTVADFEQMLFSSDSTDGVYSMREFFFDNSYGGFILLGDVAGWYRMPETYAYYCNGNNGFGPYPTSASGMTYHLILAADDDVDYSLYDNDGNGWIDGVFSVHAGPGAEQTGSDDHIWSHASSIPFTVTLDGTNIRSYTTEPEENTSSGLSTFGVYAHEYGHFLGLPDLYDTDGSSSGIGRWSLMAGGSWNNNGNRPAFFDAWCKSTLGFTNVFNITTNSVNVELPSSYHNPIAYRVWQNGQMGSEYFLVENRRSVGFDNFIPGSGLLIWHIDESVGGNSNEAHPKVAVEQADGLFELEAGTSSGDQFDVWSTATKTDFDDLSTPNTRRYSTTSTKAAVWDISASDSVMYANFDISYSRPRFVMWLGTFSDTAFGNSNGIAEEGESITFEFLAQNLWLEATNVTATMTSDNNDITFDVPTVNIGTVPGDGGYGDNQSSLIVFTIPAGFAPCIDSFYLEMTSDNPLGGETFGFELHIGTPSILLVDDDNGADWEQSIAAQLYDRRIPFELHDKSSAGSPTGGQLSNYSSVLWLTGDDRADIMSAADIAAMETFLDNGGNLFLTGQGLVHELDTDDPTFLNDYLHASFDSDLLYPLMFGVDDSPVGDGIKIRYNTTTNQTNPQIMFPTGSALAEFVIPSGEATGISFDSSYKVVLFSFGFEAISDQFGAYANQDTVFGRILDFFTVDTSSINPTVAAIGVEGGAQQNMIDHTPAFHWSIVDTTANPITEYQVSVGTGNLCYNNDNMWSPAVIAGSDTNITYAGAALQDGASYVFRVRANNGVTWSRWYELDFHMNATPSAGYAIVPVDDELVYSATPSLNRANSDDPDGDVLTYDFEVYSDSALTNLAASVAGHAEGDPTTVWTVDTPLDEDTRFWWHGRSHDGYEYSEYLVQASFIVNAVNQPPNPFSLAAPADKDTVFENYPTLYWHPTDDGDPGDAVHYVMQISADSTFGSYDEVTVMYDTSVVMPILAELDGSYFWRVQAVDLGDSATWSTETFIFFTEHVTCCIARGNVDHDPTGQIDIGDLVYMVDFMFTGGPAPICFDEGDVDASDVEPIDIADLVYLVDYMFNSGAPPTPCF
- a CDS encoding VTT domain-containing protein — encoded protein: MLKTLSAPLRWSRALYDWVLSWGESRHGLTALFLLSMAEASFFPVPPDALLIALCMGAYRKWKRFALVCSVGSVVGGVLGYLIGSYAFDLVGEKMLVITGSLSGTDPEQLLETARYWFNEKEVWGMHVGAFAVGIAGFTPIPYKVFTIAAGFFEMAFVPFLVASAISRSLRFFVVAGLIGLLYRKYGNRIQLFIDKYFNLLAIAFVVLLVLGFLAIGMIK
- a CDS encoding hemolysin family protein → MTGSVLLELVAILVLILANGFFALAEFSIIASRSSRLRHKAQQGKPGAAAAEKLHRNPERFLATIQVGITLFSTLAGVFGGATIVAHLHSMLSRSSIGYLSEWATPLSVGLVTVGITVFAVVLGELVPKYLALSFPERYARYSARPISVFIWVTSFFSHVLSSTAGMVVRLFGVRSDPNRSAVTEEEINLMIFEGRQKGVFDETEERLIKSVFDFADSTVRRAMTPRTDVVAIDKRATSDEIISTVIRHGHTRFPVFDGTIDKIVGIIYTKDLVLQKLNPELIHLNDILRRPSFVPDSLPASRLLQDFQRKKYRLAIVLDEFGGTAGIVTLQDVLEELVGEIQDEDDDGAPELVRHSDRVAFADGSVWPGAINELMDSHLPEEQFETLAGLVNEVLGRLPQEKESLTIADMKITVLEQTANRLARLKLERTSGPSVEPIKERGAEPDA
- a CDS encoding zinc metalloprotease HtpX, which encodes MNALKTTVMMLVLVAVFMQVGYYVRGPSGMAIAFVFACTINLCTYWYSDKIILRMYRARQITEADHPRLFRVVQRVATQAMIPMPKVCIVPSKAPNAFATGRNAEHAAVAVTEGLLGILTEDELEGVIGHEVAHIINKDMLIGTIAATFAGAIGILASIARWGAIFGGYSRGDSNRGGVFGLLIAGIVAPLVAVVLQTAISRQREYKADARGGTITRKPQALASALEKLHRSPTRMNLDQRPATANLMIINPLSGRGMSSWFSTHPPVEERIDRLHTLAEELPYQGYDGI